A stretch of the Mesorhizobium huakuii genome encodes the following:
- a CDS encoding lytic transglycosylase domain-containing protein encodes MQKLTVVTAALAAGVMTFALNAADAAPVSPRADQGLVTVTAKGKAISAKSSRSVKATAKQASAKVEKASWARAKKSTAKAKRGRKTVDMTTTASIGLRNVAASTAAVASSGQYSAIVARYAASYGVPVSLAQAVITIESNYRPNMVGSAGEIGLMQIKPATARMMGYNGSAKGLFDPDTNIKYGMKYLALAQNLGGGTTCGTILKYNAGHAATRMNPISAAYCSKVKVQMAAL; translated from the coding sequence ATGCAGAAATTGACCGTTGTAACGGCAGCTCTTGCTGCCGGCGTAATGACTTTTGCCTTGAACGCGGCCGATGCCGCGCCGGTAAGCCCGCGGGCGGATCAGGGGCTCGTCACGGTGACCGCCAAAGGCAAGGCCATTTCGGCCAAAAGCAGCAGGAGTGTGAAGGCAACGGCGAAGCAGGCTTCCGCGAAGGTGGAAAAGGCCAGCTGGGCCAGGGCGAAGAAATCCACCGCCAAGGCCAAGCGCGGCCGCAAAACCGTCGACATGACGACAACGGCATCGATCGGCCTCAGGAACGTGGCTGCGTCGACGGCAGCGGTGGCCAGCAGCGGCCAGTACTCCGCGATCGTCGCCCGCTATGCGGCGAGCTACGGCGTCCCGGTGTCGCTGGCCCAGGCCGTCATCACGATCGAGAGCAACTACCGGCCGAACATGGTCGGCAGCGCCGGCGAGATCGGCCTGATGCAGATCAAGCCGGCGACGGCGCGGATGATGGGCTACAATGGTTCGGCCAAGGGTCTCTTCGATCCCGACACCAACATCAAATACGGCATGAAGTATCTCGCTTTGGCGCAGAACCTTGGCGGTGGCACCACCTGCGGCACGATCTTGAAATACAATGCCGGCCATGCCGCGACGCGGATGAACCCGATCTCGGCTGCCTATTGCAGCAAGGTCAAGGTTCAGATGGCGGCACTTTGA